From a region of the Methanoculleus receptaculi genome:
- the pglZ gene encoding BREX-1 system phosphatase PglZ type B: protein MTTLLDAIDNAIRAAIRDYNRENTTPPVALLWPDPSGEWQPVATLLREEKGLPIITLGDYDPGQWRGPAIYIRCLVEGTLPGTGLPDNETPVIYLPGYSRIELRNIGDGPEPIQPLAELQYRGAIWSHRNGRDWTIARFLKAHLDIATTSDQDTKKLLRDNIDKLCNEPISSIKSHQPLNAAYLASLAQPDYRKQILLWMNSPQEEKERMGPKDWSSFRYICKTDYGFDPHTDGVATAVELLTSQGKRWADVWERYRENPHAYPNIPTLIRNTPLPPLPMFSESWPQINDAMEEDLRQALLNLQGAPIDEARREILRLEEEHGARRSWVWADLGESPLAFALQHLSRLAKLTEDFRFGGTIEEQSKRYANEYWRADDAIVMALAHVRRQEDRKAVTTAIRAIARKWLDDLATAFQDEWLKSPPEQHKETWEPSQGEVLLFVDGLRMDIGRRLEERLQRSGCTCTLTYRLSVLPTTTETAKPAVMPIAGELAGGQNLTPVTRTGAVAQISALRTLLKEQKIQVLGDDGYGDTEGRAWTECGNIDRAGHERGSELPAALDDELATIERRIIDLLDAGWQQVSVVTDHGWLLLPGGLNKTDLLQSLVSFKKGRGRYADLLPDSTTNLPTVAWFWDRNVRIALAPGITCFEAGREYDHGGLSPQEVVVPEIVVTRGSGAAQRLVIQTPSWRGLRCHITVDGAEGYTVDIRLKPGDPATSVTKDKKTVPREGAVSLLVPDDNLEGKEAMIVVLDENGNTVTQRKTIIGVE from the coding sequence ATGACAACCCTGCTAGATGCCATCGACAACGCCATCAGAGCGGCGATCAGGGACTACAACCGCGAAAACACCACACCTCCGGTAGCCCTCCTCTGGCCCGACCCGAGCGGAGAGTGGCAACCGGTGGCAACCCTGCTCAGAGAGGAGAAGGGCCTCCCGATCATAACACTCGGTGACTACGACCCCGGGCAGTGGCGGGGCCCGGCCATCTACATCCGCTGCCTGGTAGAAGGCACCCTCCCCGGAACAGGGCTGCCCGACAACGAAACGCCGGTCATATACCTCCCCGGCTACTCCAGGATCGAACTCCGCAACATAGGTGACGGTCCTGAACCCATCCAGCCTCTCGCAGAACTCCAGTATCGGGGCGCAATCTGGTCCCACCGCAACGGACGGGACTGGACGATAGCACGATTTCTTAAGGCGCACCTCGACATCGCCACCACCTCCGACCAGGACACAAAAAAGTTGCTCAGAGACAACATCGACAAACTCTGCAACGAACCCATCAGTTCAATCAAGAGCCACCAGCCCCTCAATGCCGCCTATCTTGCCAGCCTCGCCCAGCCAGATTACCGAAAACAGATCCTCCTCTGGATGAACTCACCACAGGAAGAAAAGGAGCGGATGGGCCCAAAAGATTGGTCGTCGTTTCGCTACATCTGCAAGACGGATTATGGGTTCGACCCCCATACCGACGGCGTCGCAACCGCTGTCGAACTGCTCACCTCACAGGGCAAGCGATGGGCGGACGTCTGGGAGCGTTACAGAGAAAACCCCCATGCTTACCCAAACATACCCACACTGATCCGAAACACCCCCCTGCCGCCGCTGCCAATGTTCAGTGAGTCGTGGCCCCAGATCAATGATGCCATGGAAGAAGATCTCCGCCAGGCACTCCTCAACCTCCAGGGTGCCCCCATCGACGAAGCCCGCCGGGAGATCCTGCGGCTTGAGGAAGAACACGGAGCCCGGCGCTCCTGGGTCTGGGCCGACCTTGGCGAAAGCCCACTTGCCTTCGCTCTCCAGCACCTCTCCAGGCTCGCAAAACTGACAGAAGACTTCAGGTTTGGCGGAACCATCGAGGAACAGTCGAAGCGCTACGCCAACGAATACTGGAGGGCTGACGATGCCATTGTCATGGCGCTTGCCCACGTCAGGAGACAGGAGGATCGAAAGGCTGTAACCACCGCGATCCGCGCAATCGCACGTAAATGGCTTGATGACCTCGCCACGGCATTTCAGGACGAATGGCTTAAATCTCCCCCGGAACAGCATAAAGAGACATGGGAGCCATCTCAGGGCGAAGTGCTGCTCTTCGTCGATGGGCTCCGTATGGACATCGGCCGCCGCCTTGAGGAGCGGTTGCAGAGATCTGGCTGCACATGCACCCTGACTTACCGTCTCTCAGTCCTCCCCACCACCACCGAGACCGCAAAACCTGCTGTCATGCCCATCGCAGGAGAACTCGCTGGAGGGCAGAACCTCACCCCCGTAACCAGGACTGGAGCAGTCGCACAGATCTCTGCACTGAGAACGCTCCTTAAAGAACAGAAGATCCAGGTGCTGGGGGATGACGGTTACGGCGACACGGAGGGCCGGGCATGGACAGAATGCGGGAACATCGATCGGGCGGGACATGAGAGAGGCAGCGAACTGCCAGCGGCCCTTGACGACGAACTTGCAACGATCGAACGGCGGATCATCGACCTCCTTGATGCCGGGTGGCAGCAGGTCAGCGTCGTCACCGACCACGGATGGCTCCTCCTGCCGGGTGGTCTGAACAAGACCGATCTCCTCCAGTCGCTCGTCTCGTTCAAGAAAGGCCGAGGCCGGTATGCGGATCTCCTGCCCGACAGCACCACCAATCTCCCCACTGTAGCCTGGTTCTGGGATAGAAATGTCCGGATTGCCCTCGCACCCGGGATCACCTGCTTCGAGGCAGGCAGGGAGTATGACCACGGCGGGTTAAGCCCCCAGGAGGTTGTCGTGCCCGAGATCGTCGTGACCAGAGGGTCGGGTGCAGCACAGAGACTGGTCATCCAGACACCCTCCTGGAGAGGCCTCCGCTGCCATATCACGGTCGATGGTGCCGAAGGCTACACCGTTGACATCCGGTTAAAACCGGGTGACCCGGCGACCAGCGTCACCAAGGATAAAAAAACAGTTCCACGTGAAGGGGCGGTCTCGCTTCTTGTTCCAGATGACAACCTTGAAGGAAAGGAAGCTATGATCGTCGTTCTCGATGAGAATGGAAACACAGTGACCCAGCGCAAGACGATCATAGGAGTGGAATAG
- a CDS encoding transposase, whose amino-acid sequence MTRSLKRRLKKLAELEKDDTLEIWRLDECHFQQHGSRCTMWIPPEERDPVVLQEHTRFHISVFGAVAIGTGRLVHQLSETFNATTFQDFLEKLLSFS is encoded by the coding sequence GTGACCCGGTCGCTCAAGAGGCGTTTAAAAAAACTTGCAGAACTGGAGAAGGATGATACTCTCGAGATCTGGAGGTTGGATGAGTGCCACTTTCAGCAGCATGGGTCGCGGTGCACCATGTGGATACCTCCAGAGGAGAGGGATCCAGTGGTATTGCAGGAACACACACGATTCCATATCAGTGTCTTCGGGGCAGTGGCGATTGGAACTGGTCGCTTAGTGCACCAGTTAAGTGAGACTTTCAATGCAACCACTTTCCAGGACTTTCTCGAGAAACTTCTCTCCTTTTCGTAA
- a CDS encoding helix-turn-helix domain-containing protein, protein MRPFRLYCNVIIPTVYQYRITSHPEYGDTIAKTLGEGRRICSPGDRKTHGTLPRLHGVLLVAKGYDCYEVAEILGHSPTTIENWVNTYNTRGVEGLHDDSRPGRPSRISDAVKDQIDQDLRKNPRDLGYSQNLWDGKLLSHHLKERYQITLGIRQAQRLFHQLGFRQRKPRPVISRGDPVAQEAFKKTCRTGEG, encoded by the coding sequence ATGCGACCTTTTCGACTCTATTGTAACGTCATAATTCCTACAGTATATCAATATAGAATCACATCACATCCAGAATACGGGGATACAATTGCGAAAACTCTTGGTGAAGGACGCCGCATCTGCAGTCCGGGTGATCGGAAGACGCACGGTACGCTTCCCCGGTTACATGGAGTTCTTCTCGTAGCGAAGGGTTACGATTGTTACGAGGTAGCAGAGATCCTGGGGCACTCCCCGACAACTATCGAGAACTGGGTAAATACATACAATACCCGCGGTGTGGAAGGGCTGCACGATGACAGTCGTCCGGGAAGACCGTCCCGAATCTCGGATGCAGTAAAGGACCAGATTGACCAGGACCTTCGGAAGAATCCCCGAGATTTAGGATATTCGCAGAACCTGTGGGACGGGAAGCTCCTGAGCCATCACCTGAAGGAGAGATACCAGATCACACTCGGGATTAGACAGGCCCAGCGCCTCTTCCATCAACTGGGATTCCGACAGCGAAAACCCCGACCAGTTATCTCACGAGGTGACCCGGTCGCTCAAGAGGCGTTTAAAAAAACTTGCAGAACTGGAGAAGGATGA
- the brxL gene encoding BREX system Lon protease-like protein BrxL produces MTELDALDQMAADVFPGYVVRKDLAKKFKDNYPVPTYVAEFLIGKYCATTDEDEIKDGLEIVQRQLGERIVRAGEQEFYKAQAKVHGTVKIIDLITARLDARSDSFLATVPSLLLNDVHISSDLVYEHERMLTGGFYAEIDLAYADPESNRPFSITRLRPIQLSKRNVLDDVARGREKMSIQEWKDFLIRSIGIEPSSLSPRAQDVLFLRMVPFVEKGYNMIELGPRGTGKSYLYQQISPYSHLVSGGKATVAKMFVNNATGQRGLVCQYDVVCFDEVSGINFDQKDGINIMKGYMESGEFSRGKESIRAEGGIVMLGNFEIDVEHQQRVGHLFGPLPREIRDDTAFMDRIHSYVPGWDFPKIHPNMMTEHYGLVSDFLSECWRQLRSEDKLHLINDRVFFGDALSGRDRRAVNKTVNGLLKLVYPSSDMEISDDVLEWAVRLALECRRRVKEQQKRIGSAEFRNTMFSYKLGMDGIEQYVATPELHNENEIGQDPLPPGQVWAIGPGEENEGSGIYKIEVTVTPGSSVRLINVKAPAGLREGLRAAEQVFYTQARSLIGDRDPRESEFSVQVRALTAVKGASSLGMPLLLALCSAALGRSLKGGVVIGGGMSVGGTVEPVYNALDMVELAAEKGATAILLPVSCRRQLNDMSDDLASRLMIIYYKDPRDALFKVLGE; encoded by the coding sequence ATGACAGAATTAGATGCCCTTGATCAGATGGCGGCTGACGTTTTTCCAGGCTACGTTGTCAGAAAAGACCTCGCAAAGAAGTTCAAAGACAATTACCCGGTCCCCACCTACGTTGCAGAGTTTCTAATCGGAAAATACTGTGCCACAACCGATGAAGATGAGATTAAGGATGGACTTGAGATAGTCCAGCGCCAGCTTGGTGAGCGCATCGTCCGTGCAGGAGAGCAAGAATTCTACAAAGCACAGGCAAAGGTACACGGCACAGTTAAAATCATAGACCTCATCACCGCCAGGCTCGATGCCAGGTCAGACTCCTTTCTCGCCACGGTCCCATCCCTCCTCCTGAACGATGTCCATATCTCATCAGACCTCGTCTATGAGCATGAACGGATGCTTACCGGCGGGTTTTACGCGGAGATCGATCTTGCATACGCTGATCCGGAGAGCAACCGCCCGTTCTCTATAACTCGCCTGCGCCCAATCCAGCTCTCAAAGAGGAACGTCCTCGACGATGTCGCCCGTGGGCGTGAGAAGATGTCAATTCAAGAGTGGAAGGATTTCCTCATCAGGAGCATCGGGATAGAACCCTCCTCTCTATCCCCAAGAGCACAGGACGTCCTCTTTCTCCGCATGGTCCCCTTTGTCGAGAAGGGTTACAACATGATCGAACTCGGCCCCCGTGGAACAGGAAAGAGTTACCTATATCAGCAGATCAGCCCCTACTCCCATCTGGTCTCGGGTGGAAAGGCAACGGTTGCAAAGATGTTTGTAAACAACGCAACCGGTCAGCGCGGTCTCGTATGCCAGTATGATGTTGTCTGTTTCGACGAGGTTTCGGGGATAAACTTTGACCAGAAAGATGGCATCAACATCATGAAAGGGTACATGGAAAGCGGGGAATTCTCCCGTGGCAAGGAGAGCATCAGGGCGGAGGGTGGAATTGTTATGCTCGGCAACTTTGAGATTGATGTCGAGCACCAGCAGCGTGTGGGCCACCTGTTCGGTCCGCTGCCAAGAGAGATCCGAGATGATACCGCGTTCATGGATAGGATTCACAGTTATGTGCCGGGCTGGGATTTCCCGAAGATCCATCCAAACATGATGACAGAGCACTATGGTCTCGTCAGCGATTTCCTGAGTGAGTGCTGGAGGCAACTCAGAAGCGAGGACAAACTCCACCTCATAAACGACCGCGTCTTCTTCGGGGATGCCCTGAGCGGACGCGACCGCCGGGCCGTGAACAAGACGGTAAACGGTCTCCTGAAACTTGTCTATCCCTCGTCAGATATGGAGATCTCTGATGATGTCCTTGAGTGGGCGGTGCGTCTGGCTCTCGAGTGCCGTCGCAGGGTCAAAGAGCAACAGAAACGGATCGGTTCTGCGGAGTTCCGCAACACCATGTTCAGCTACAAACTCGGTATGGACGGGATTGAACAGTACGTCGCAACCCCGGAGTTACATAACGAAAATGAGATAGGGCAGGACCCACTACCGCCAGGCCAGGTCTGGGCGATCGGTCCGGGGGAGGAGAACGAAGGAAGCGGCATTTATAAGATTGAGGTCACGGTGACACCGGGTTCATCCGTACGCCTGATCAATGTAAAAGCACCGGCCGGACTTCGCGAGGGGCTCCGCGCTGCAGAACAGGTCTTCTATACGCAGGCCAGATCGCTTATAGGTGACCGGGACCCGAGGGAGAGTGAATTCTCCGTTCAGGTCCGTGCACTCACCGCGGTAAAAGGTGCCTCTTCACTTGGAATGCCGCTTCTCCTTGCCCTCTGCTCAGCAGCGCTTGGTAGAAGCCTCAAAGGTGGCGTGGTGATTGGTGGGGGCATGAGCGTGGGCGGAACCGTCGAGCCGGTCTACAACGCACTGGATATGGTGGAGTTAGCCGCAGAAAAAGGGGCTACGGCAATCCTGCTGCCGGTATCCTGCCGGAGGCAACTCAACGATATGTCGGACGACCTGGCGTCCCGGTTGATGATCATCTACTATAAGGACCCAAGGGACGCCCTGTTCAAGGTTCTTGGTGAGTGA
- a CDS encoding transposase, translated as MQPLSRTFSRNFSPFRKRDRALCLILDNSRYHHAKMLKPWLEKHKEELILEFLPPYSPQLNPIERVWKETRKRATHNKYFSTLSDLASAIEP; from the coding sequence ATGCAACCACTTTCCAGGACTTTCTCGAGAAACTTCTCTCCTTTTCGTAAAAGAGACCGGGCCCTATGCCTGATCCTGGACAACAGTCGATACCATCATGCAAAAATGCTCAAGCCTTGGCTGGAGAAGCATAAGGAAGAGTTGATCCTTGAATTCCTTCCTCCCTATAGCCCTCAACTGAATCCGATCGAGCGAGTGTGGAAAGAGACTCGAAAGAGGGCTACTCATAACAAGTATTTCTCCACCCTCTCGGATCTTGCTTCTGCGATTGAACCTTAA